The Solea senegalensis isolate Sse05_10M linkage group LG4, IFAPA_SoseM_1, whole genome shotgun sequence genome includes a region encoding these proteins:
- the LOC122768194 gene encoding odorant receptor 131-2-like — MLFLFVFTVTIRGLWCDGVTKPLNRLMNFSNAGRNATTVVVRDNLQAAIIKNVITVVLCISINYINGTLVHTFAKHQVFNMNPRYILYIHMVINDIILLTMFTLLHVLSYIVFTLNVSFCTVLLLISVYTTTNNPLTLAVMALECYVAICFPLRHSRICTVKKTYAVIGLIWMLSSFVILPDLFVTLATETTEYFNSRIFCFLTNLFRHPYIRGKRDIVNQVFMVSVWIVLFYTYFRILTTAKAAATDAKKARNTVLLHGFQLLLCMLTYVHFLTIEGLTSLFPKAGLAIRFAVSIFIHVLPRLISPVVYGLRDKTFRKYLKNLLHSTCADTKEHKRQKINPKRTL, encoded by the exons ATGCTGTTCTTGTTTGTCTTTACTGTAACTATTAGGGGCCTCTGGTGTGACGGTGTGACGAAGCCGCTCAACAGACTCATGAACTTTTCAAATGCGGGCAGAAATGCAACGACGGTCGTCGTCCGGGACAATTTACAGGCGGCCATCATCAAGAACGTGATCACTGTGGTTCTCTGCATCTCCATCAACTACATCAATGGCACCCTGGTGCACACGTTCGCAAAACACCAG GTTTTCAACATGAACCCTCGCTACATCCTGTACATCCATATGGTGATCAACGATATCATCCTCCTGACCATGTTCACCCTCCTTCATGTGCTGAGTTACATCGTGTTCACTCTCAATGTCTCCTTCTGTACAGTTCTGTTGCTTATAAGTGTATATACAACCACCAACAATCCTCTGACGCTCGCCGTCATGGCATTAGAGTGTTACGTCGCCATATGCTTCCCGCTCCGACACTCTAGGATCTGTACAGTCAAGAAAACGTACGCTGTGATCGGACTGATATGGATGCTGAGTTCATTCGTAATCTTGCCAGACTTATTTGTCACACTGGCCACAGAAACCACGGAATATTTTAATTCTagaattttctgttttttaacaaaCCTTTTCAGACATCCTTATATTAGAGGGAAGAGAGACATCGTCAACCAAGTATTTATGGTCAGTGTTTGGATCGTTCTATTCTACACATATTTCAGGATCCTCACCACTGCAAAGGCAGCTGCTACAGACGCCAAGAAGGCGAGGAACACTGTCCTCCTCCACGgcttccagctgctgctgtgtatgcTCACCTATGTGCATTTTTTAACCATTGAAGGCCTGACATCCTTGTTCCCAAAAGCAGGTCTGGCCATTCGCTTTGCCGTCTCAATATTTATTCACGTTCTTCCACGACTCATCAGTCCGGTGGTTTACGGGCTGCGAGACAAGACTTTCAGAAAGTACCTGAAAAATCTGTTACATTCAACATGTGCTGACACTAAAgaacacaaaagacagaaaataaatccaaaaaGGACTTTGTGA
- the LOC122768202 gene encoding odorant receptor 131-2-like, with the protein MNFSNTGRNVTTLVVRDTLQTAIIKNVITVVLCISINYINSTLVHTFTKHQVFNMNPRYILYIHLVINDIILLTLFTLVQVLSYIVFTLNVSLCIVLLLMAMCASINNPLTLAVMAVECYVAICFPLRHSRICTVKKTYAVIGVIWMLSSLSVFPDLFVSLATESMEFFHSRVFCLPTNIFRHPYLKEKRDIVNQVFLVSVWIILFYTYFRILATAKAAATSAKKARNTVLLHGFQLLLCMLTYVYNLTLDGLILLFPKGVLAIRFAVSIFIHVLPRLISPVVYGLRDKTFRKYLKNDLFCSTCADTKQHKRQKTNPL; encoded by the exons ATGAACTTTTCAAACACGGGCAGAAATGTAACGACGCTCGTCGTCCGGGACACTTTACAGACGGCCATCATCAAGAACGTGATCACTGTGGTTCTCTGCATCTCCATCAACTACATCAACAGCACCCTGGTGCACACGTTCACAAAACACCAG GTTTTCAACATGAACCCTCGCTACATCCTGTACATCCATCTGGTGATCAACGACATCATCCTCCTGACCTTGTTCACCCTTGTTCAAGTCCTGAGTTACATCGTGTTCACTCTCAATGTCTCCCTCTGTATAGTTCTGTTGCTCATGGCTATGTGTGCAAGCATCAACAATCCTCTGACACTCGCCGTCATGGCCGTAGAGTGTTACGTAGCAATATGCTTCCCGCTCCGACACTCTAGGATCTGTACAGTCAAGAAAACGTACGCTGTGATCGGAGTGATATGGATGCTGAGTTCACTCTCCGTCTTCCCAGATTTATTTGTCTCCTTGGCCACAGAATCTATGGAATTCTTTCATTCCAGAGTTTTTTGCCTCCCaacaaacattttcagacatCCTTATCtcaaagagaagagagacatAGTCAACCAAGTATTTCTGGTCAGTGTTTGGATCATTCTATTCTACACATACTTCAGGATCCTCGCCACTGCAAAAGCAGCCGCTACATCCGCCAAGAAGGCGAGGAACACTGTCCTCCTCCATGgcttccagctgctgctgtgtatgcTCACCTATGTTTATAATTTAACCTTGGATGGCCTGATATTGTTGTTCCCAAAAGGAGTTCTGGCCATTCGCTTTGCCGTCtcaatatttattcatgttcttCCGCGACTCATCAGTCCGGTGGTTTACGGGCTGCGAGACAAGACTTTCAGAAAGTACCTGAAAAATGATCTGTTCTGTTCAACATGTGCTGAcactaaacaacacaaaagacagaaaacaaatcctTTGTGA
- the LOC122768203 gene encoding odorant receptor 131-2-like: MNFLNVTTLVVRDTLQAAIIKNVITVVLCISINYINGTLVHTFTKHQVFNMNPRYILYIHLVINDIVLLTMFTLLHVLSYIVFTLNVSFCTVLLLMGMCASINNPLTLAVMAVECYVAICFPLRHSRICTVKKTYAVIGLIWMLSSLVVFPDLFVTLATESTEFFHSRVFCFLTNIFRHPYIREKRDIVNQVFLVSVWIVLFYTYFRILTTAKAAATDAKKARNTVLLHGFQLLLCMLTYVHYLAIEGLTSLFPKAGLAIRFAVSIFIHVLPRLISPVVYGLRDKTFRKYLKNDLFCSTCADTKQHKRRKINPKRTL; the protein is encoded by the exons atgaactttttaaatgtaacgACGCTCGTCGTCCGGGACACTTTACAGGCGGCCATCATCAAGAACGTGATCACTGTGGTTCTCTGCATCTCCATCAACTACATCAACGGCACCCTGGTGCACACGTTCACAAAACACCAG GTTTTCAACATGAACCCTCGCTACATCCTGTACATCCATCTGGTGATCAACGATATCGTCCTCCTGACCATGTTCACCCTCCTTCATGTGCTGAGTTACATCGTGTTCACTCTCAATGTCTCCTTCTGTACAGTTCTGTTGCTTATGGGTATGTGTGCAAGCATCAACAATCCTCTGACGCTCGCCGTCATGGCCGTAGAGTGTTACGTCGCCATATGCTTCCCGCTCCGACACTCTAGGATCTGTACAGTCAAGAAAACGTACGCTGTGATCGGACTGATATGGATGCTGAGTTCACTCGTAGTCTTCCCAGACTTATTTGTCACACTGGCCACAGAATCCACGGAATTCTTTCATTCTAGAGTTTTCTGCTTTCTaacaaacattttcagacatCCTTATAttagagagaagagagacattGTCAACCAAGTATTTCTGGTCAGTGTTTGGATCGTTCTATTCTACACATATTTTAGGATCCTCACCACTGCAAAGGCAGCTGCTACAGATGCCAAGAAGGCGAGGAACACTGTCCTCCTCCACGgcttccagctgctgctgtgtatgcTCACCTATGTGCATTATTTAGCCATTGAAGGCCTGACATCCTTGTTCCCAAAAGCAGGTCTGGCCATTCGCTTTGCCGTCTCAATATTTATTCACGTTCTTCCACGACTCATCAGTCCGGTGGTTTACGGGCTGCGAGACAAGACTTTCAGAAAGTACCTGAAAAATGATCTGTTCTGTTCAACATGTGCTGAcactaaacaacacaaaagacgGAAAATAAATCCTAAAAGGACTTTATGA
- the LOC122768201 gene encoding odorant receptor 131-2-like, which translates to MNFSNPGRNATTLVVRDNLQAAIIKNVITVVLFISINYINSTLVHTFTKHQVFNMNPRYILYIHLVINDIILLTMFTLLHVLSYIVFTLNVSFCTVLVLVSVFASINNPLTLAVMALECYIAICFPLRHSRICTVKKTYAVIGLIWMLSSLVVFPDLFVTLATESTEFFHSRVFCFLTNIFRHPYIREKRDIVNQVFLVSVWIVLFYTYFRILTTAKAAATDAKKARNTVLLHGFQLLLCMLTYVHYLAIEGLTSLFPKAGLAIRFAVSIFIHVLPRLISPVVYGLRDKTFRKYLKNDLFCSTCADTKQHKRRKINPNRTL; encoded by the exons ATGAACTTTTCAAATCCGGGCAGAAATGCAACGACGCTCGTCGTCCGGGACAATTTACAGGCGGCCATCATCAAGAACGTGATCACTGTGGTTCTCTTCATCTCCATCAACTACATCAACAGCACCCTGGTGCACACGTTCACAAAACACCAG GTTTTCAACATGAACCCTCGCTACATCCTGTACATCCATCTGGTGATCAACGATATCATCCTCCTGACCATGTTCACCCTCCTTCATGTGCTGAGTTACATAGTGTTCACTCTCAATGTCTCCTTCTGTACAGTTTTGGTGCTTGTAAGTGTTTTTGCAAGCATCAACAATCCTCTGACGCTCGCCGTCATGGCATTAGAGTGCTACATCGCCATATGCTTCCCGCTCCGACACTCTAGGATCTGTACAGTCAAGAAAACGTACGCTGTGATCGGACTGATATGGATGCTGAGTTCACTCGTAGTCTTCCCAGACTTATTTGTCACACTGGCCACAGAATCCACAGAATTCTTTCATTCTAGAGTTTTCTGCTTTCTaacaaacattttcagacatCCTTATAttagagagaagagagacattGTCAACCAAGTATTTCTGGTCAGTGTTTGGATCGTTCTATTCTACACATATTTCAGGATCCTCACCACTGCAAAGGCAGCTGCTACAGATGCCAAGAAGGCGAGGAACACTGTCCTCCTCCACGGCTTCCAGCTGCTGCTTTGTATGCTCACCTATGTGCATTATTTAGCCATTGAAGGCCTGACATCCTTGTTCCCAAAAGCAGGTCTGGCCATTCGCTTTGCCGTCTCAATATTTATTCACGTTCTTCCACGACTCATCAGTCCGGTGGTTTACGGGCTGCGAGACAAGACTTTCAGAAAGTACCTGAAAAATGATCTGTTCTGTTCAACATGTGCTGAcactaaacaacacaaaagacgGAAAATAAATCCTAATAGGACTTTGTGA
- the LOC122768196 gene encoding odorant receptor 131-2-like, translating to MPSFFDAWRSTRGLWCDGVTKPLDRLMNFSNVTTVIVRDTLQAAIIKNVITVVLCISINCINGTLVHTFTKHQVFNMNPRYILYIHLVINDIVLLTMFTLLHVLSYIVFTLNVSFCTVLVLVSVFVSINNPLTLGAMAVECYVAICFPLRHSRICTVKKTYAVIGLIWMLSSLVILPDLFVTLATESTEFFHSRVFCFLTNIFRHPYIREKRDIVNQVFMVSVWIVLFYTYFRILTTAKAAATDAKKARNTVLLHGFQLLLCMLTYVHFLTIEGLTSLFPKAGLAIRFAVSIFIHVLPRLISPVVYGLRDKTFRKYLKNDLFCSTCADTEQHKRRKINPNRTL from the exons ATGCCATCATTTTTTGATGCGTGGCGATCGACAAG GGGCCTCTGGTGTGACGGTGTGACGAAGCCACTCGACAGACTCATGAACTTTTCAAATGTAACGACGGTCATCGTCCGGGACACTTTACAGGCGGCCATCATCAAGAACGTGATCACTGTGGTTCTCTGCATCTCCATCAACTGCATCAATGGCACCCTGGTGCACACGTTCACAAAACACCAG GTTTTCAACATGAACCCTCGCTACATCCTGTACATCCATCTGGTGATCAACGATATCGTCCTCCTGACCATGTTCACCCTCCTTCATGTGCTGAGTTACATAGTGTTCACTCTCAATGTCTCCTTCTGTACAGTTTTGGTGCTTGTAAGTGTTTTTGTAAGCATCAACAATCCTCTGACGCTCGGCGCCATGGCCGTAGAGTGTTACGTCGCCATATGCTTCCCGCTCCGACACTCTAGGATCTGTACAGTCAAGAAAACGTACGCTGTGATCGGACTGATATGGATGCTGAGTTCACTCGTAATCTTGCCAGACTTATTTGTCACACTGGCCACAGAATCCACGGAATTCTTTCATTCTAGAGTTTTCTGCTTTCTAACGAACATTTTCAGACATCCTTATAttagagagaagagagacattGTCAACCAAGTATTTATGGTCAGTGTTTGGATCGTTCTATTCTACACATATTTCAGGATCCTCACCACTGCAAAGGCAGCTGCTACAGACGCCAAGAAGGCGAGGAACACTGTCCTCCTCCACGGCTTCCAGCTGCTGCTTTGTATGCTCACCTATGTGCATTTTTTAACCATTGAAGGCCTGACATCCTTGTTCCCAAAAGCAGGTCTGGCCATTCGCTTTGCCGTCTCAATATTTATTCACGTTCTTCCACGACTCATCAGTCCGGTGGTTTACGGGCTGCGAGACAAGACTTTCAGAAAGTACCTGAAAAATGATCTGTTCTGTTCAACATGTGCTGACACTGAACAACACAAAAGACGGAAAATAAATCCTAATAGGACTTTGTGA